AGTCGCAGCGTCCGCCGTCGAGGTCGACCACCATGTGTCCGACCTCGGCGGAGGCGCGACCCGGGACGAGCCGTCCGTCGAGGACCACCCCGCCGCCGACGCCGGTGCCCACGCCCAGGTAGACCACGTCGTCGCGGCCGGCGTGGCGGGCCTCGGCCAGCGCGGCCAGGTCACCGTCGTCGGCGTACCCGCTGCGGCTGCCGGGGAAGATGCGCTGGCACGCCCCGGCGAGGTCCAGACCCGTCCAGCTCGGCCGGCCGGGCCAGGTCAGCACGGTGCCGGTGGCGTCGGTGGTGGCCGGCACGGCGAGCCCGACGGCGTGCACCGGCCCCCAGGTGGTGCGCAGCGCGGCCACCTCGGCGTCGAGCGCCGCCAGGTCGGCGGCCGGATCGGCCCCCGGCGGCCAGCGGAACGTCCGCTCGTACGCCGGCCGGCCGGCCGCCTCCGCGCGCAGCGCGACCTTGGTGCCGCCGACGTCGACCCCCAACAGCCCGACCGGGGCTCCCCGCGCGGCCGGCACCTCCGACCTCAGCCGTTCACGACGTGCAGGACGGCCAGCGCGCCGGCGGCGAGCGCGAACACCACCGGGACCACGGTCATCGGGACCGGGTCCTTCGCGCGGGCGTGGTAGACCGCCGCCCCGATCAGCAACAGGGTCAGGCCGACCGCAGCGGCGACGCCGATCGGCGGCCAGAGCAGGCCCAGCAGCAGGCCGGCGACGGCGGCGATCTCCAGGCCGCCGATCAGCCGGGTGAGGCCGGGGGAGACGCCGAGGTGGGCCATCCGCTCGCGCATCTGCGCCTGGCCGGTGAGCTTCGGGACGGCCACGGCCAGGATGACCGAGGCGAGGATGAGGGTCAGGACGACGACGGGGATACGCACACACTGTCCTTCGGGTAGTGCCGGACGATCCGACGACCGTACCGGGGTCGGTCCGATGTCGACCGGACGTCGCCGGTGCGGCCCCGGCCGGTCATGCGACGGTGGTGACCAGGGCGCGGGCGGCCAGCCGGTAGCCCAGCGCGCCGAGCCCGACGATCACGCCACTGGCCAGCGGGGCGAGCACCGAGTCGTGCCGGAAGCTCTCCCGCGCCCAGACGTTCGACAGGTGGACCTCCAGCCACGGGCGGGGGTAGTTCGCCAGCGCGTCCCGCAGGCTCCAGCCGGCGATCATCAGGGCGCCGGGGTTCACGATCGCGCCCACGGTGTCGTAGTTGCTCTGGATCGCGCCGATCAGCGCGCCCTCGCAGTCGTGCTGTCGGGCGATCACCCGCCAGCCGCGCGGCGCGACCTCCTCGGCGACGGCCCGCTCGATGTCCGCCAGCGTGTCGGTGCCGTAGATCTCCGGCTCCCGGCGTCCGAGGATGCCCAGGTTGGGGCCGTTGAGCAGCAGCACGTCGGACACGGTTCACCTCGCGCGGGGCGGTCCCTTCCGGACAGGACCGACGACAGTTCCTGCAGTATCGCCGCGCCCCGCCCCTCGGCGGCCCGGCCGCCGGGGATGTCAGGGGGTGGCTAGGGGCCGCTAGGGGCGCGGGCCGGTGCCGGCTCGCCGGCCTGTCGCGGCCCGCTCTTCCGCGCGGGCTGTCGCGGCCTGCCGTCCGGCGCGGGCTGTCGCGCCGTCCGGAGCGGGCTGTCGCGGCCCGCCGGTCGGAGCGGAATGTCGCGGTGGCCGCCGCGGGCTTCGGCGATACGGCGTCGGGTCCCCGCAGTCTTACTACGCCACCGCCCCGCACGGCCCGGCCGGCCGCCGGACTAAGGGGTCGGTAGGGGCTGTTAGGGGAGGTGAGCGGCCTGCCGGGTCGGTTAGCGTCCATCGCGAGCAGAGCACTCGCCGCGCCCCGCGGCGACGTCCGCCTCGAACCCGACCGAGCGGCACGGGTCCGCCCCGGTGCGCCCTCTGTCGCGGCGACGGCGCAGCCGAGGAACCGCTGGTCCTCCTGGATTGGGAAGTGGGAAGTCATGAGTGGTGAACCGTCGACGGTGCCGGAGTTCCCCGAGTGGCCGCAGTTCGGTGACGAGGAGCGGACCGGCCTGATCCGCGCCCTCGAGCAGGGCCAGTGGTGGCGGGTGGGCGGCAGCGAGGTCGACACCTTCGAGGCGGAGTTCGGGGCGTACCACGGCACCCCGCACGCGCTCGCCGTCACCAACGGCACCCACGCCCTGGAGGTCGCCCTCGAGGTGCTCGGCGTCGGGCCCGGCACCGAGGTCATCGTCCCGGCCTTCACCTTCATCTCGTCGTCGCTGGCCGCGCAGCGCCTCGGCGCGGTCGCCGTGCCGGTCGACGTCGACCTGGACACGTACTGCATCGACCCGGCGGCGGTCGCGGCGGCCGTCACCCCGCGGACGAAGGTGATCATGCCGGTGCACATGGCCGGCCAGTTCGCCGACATGGACGCGCTCGACAAGATCGCCGCCGACGCCGGGGTGGCGCTGCTCCAGGACGCCGCGCACGCGCACGGCGCGCAGTGGCAGGGCCGGCGGGTCGGCGAACTCGGCTCGGTCGCCGCGTTCAGCTTCCAGAACGGCAAGCTGATGACCGCCGGTGAGGGCGGCGCGGTGCTCTTCCCCGACGAGGAGCTGCGCGAGCGGGCCTTCCTCGTGCACAGCTGCGGCCGGCCCCGCACCGACCGGGACTACCTGCACCGCACCACCGGCTCCAACTTCCGGATGAACGAGTTCACCGCCGCCGTGCTGCGCGCCCAGCTCACCCGGCTGGACGACCAGATCACGGTGCGCGAGCAGCGCTGGCCGCTGCTGGCGAGCCTGCTCGCCGAGATCCCGGGCGTGGTGCCGCAGGGCAGCGACCCGCGCGGCGACCGCAATCCGCACTACATGGCGATGTTCCGGGTCCCCGGCATCACGATCGAGCGTCGACGCGCCGTGGTCGACGCGCTCATCGCCCGGGGCGTACCGGCGTTCGTGGCGTTCCGGGCGATCTACCGGTGCGAGGGCTTCTGGGCGGCCGGCGCGCCGGACGAGACGGTCGAGCAGATCGCCGCCCGCTGCCCGAACGTCGAGCAGATCCACGCCGACTGCGTGTGGCTGCACCACCGCACCCTGCTCGGCACCGAGCAGCAGATGCACGAGATCGCCGCCGTGCTGGCCGACGTCCTCGCCGGATGACCGCCGTACCCCCGGCCGCCGCGCCCGGCCGTCCGGTCCGGGTCGCGGTGGCCGGCCTCGGGTGGGCCGGGCGCGAGATCTGGCTGCCCCGGCTCGCCGCGCACCCGGCCTTCGAGGTGACCGCCCTGGTCGATCCGCAGCCGGCCGTGCGGGAGCGGGCCCGCGACACCCACGCGGTGCCGTTCGCGTACGCCGACGTCGACGACCTGCCCGCCGGCGCGGCGGACCTCGTGGTGGTGGCCGTGCCGAACCACCTGCACGCCGCCGTCGCCGCCCGACTGCTGCGCCGGGGTGTGCCGGTCTTCCTGGAGAAGCCGGTCTGCCTGACCTCCGCCGAGGCGGACCTGCTCGCCGACGCGGAACGCGTCGGCGGCGCGGTGCTGCTGGCCGGCAGCGCCGCCCGGTGGCGGGCCGACGTCGCGGCGCTGGTCGAGGTGGCCGCCGAGCTGGGCCCGATCCGCCACGTCGACGTGGCCTGGGTCCGCGCCCGGGGGGTGCCCGACGCGGGCGGCTGGTTCACCCGGCGTGACCTCTCCGGCGGTGGCGCCCTGGTCGACCTCGGCTGGCACCTGCTCGACACGGTGCTG
This genomic interval from Micromonospora coxensis contains the following:
- a CDS encoding DoxX family protein — its product is MRIPVVVLTLILASVILAVAVPKLTGQAQMRERMAHLGVSPGLTRLIGGLEIAAVAGLLLGLLWPPIGVAAAVGLTLLLIGAAVYHARAKDPVPMTVVPVVFALAAGALAVLHVVNG
- a CDS encoding type II 3-dehydroquinate dehydratase, whose amino-acid sequence is MSDVLLLNGPNLGILGRREPEIYGTDTLADIERAVAEEVAPRGWRVIARQHDCEGALIGAIQSNYDTVGAIVNPGALMIAGWSLRDALANYPRPWLEVHLSNVWARESFRHDSVLAPLASGVIVGLGALGYRLAARALVTTVA
- a CDS encoding ROK family protein; the protein is MPAARGAPVGLLGVDVGGTKVALRAEAAGRPAYERTFRWPPGADPAADLAALDAEVAALRTTWGPVHAVGLAVPATTDATGTVLTWPGRPSWTGLDLAGACQRIFPGSRSGYADDGDLAALAEARHAGRDDVVYLGVGTGVGGGVVLDGRLVPGRASAEVGHMVVDLDGGRCDCGRTGCLQSVASGPATLRRAALARGGEVSFDDLRAGLRDGRSWAVEAVHASCAALAAAVVSLGELLAPAVAIVGGGFADGLPGFVPLVGHTARLSARPGRPAPVVRAAALGGLSSLHGAVQLARDLVSTSERNAVEGT
- a CDS encoding DegT/DnrJ/EryC1/StrS family aminotransferase, giving the protein MSGEPSTVPEFPEWPQFGDEERTGLIRALEQGQWWRVGGSEVDTFEAEFGAYHGTPHALAVTNGTHALEVALEVLGVGPGTEVIVPAFTFISSSLAAQRLGAVAVPVDVDLDTYCIDPAAVAAAVTPRTKVIMPVHMAGQFADMDALDKIAADAGVALLQDAAHAHGAQWQGRRVGELGSVAAFSFQNGKLMTAGEGGAVLFPDEELRERAFLVHSCGRPRTDRDYLHRTTGSNFRMNEFTAAVLRAQLTRLDDQITVREQRWPLLASLLAEIPGVVPQGSDPRGDRNPHYMAMFRVPGITIERRRAVVDALIARGVPAFVAFRAIYRCEGFWAAGAPDETVEQIAARCPNVEQIHADCVWLHHRTLLGTEQQMHEIAAVLADVLAG
- a CDS encoding Gfo/Idh/MocA family protein produces the protein MTAVPPAAAPGRPVRVAVAGLGWAGREIWLPRLAAHPAFEVTALVDPQPAVRERARDTHAVPFAYADVDDLPAGAADLVVVAVPNHLHAAVAARLLRRGVPVFLEKPVCLTSAEADLLADAERVGGAVLLAGSAARWRADVAALVEVAAELGPIRHVDVAWVRARGVPDAGGWFTRRDLSGGGALVDLGWHLLDTVLPLLGTAPVTHAVGSVSDDFVNDDAAQAAWRGEAAAGGRTRGDVEDTARGFLLTADGASVAVHACWASHEARDRTTITVQGAAGSATLRCTFGFSPNREPTPVLTRTRDGETVRLPLPTEPIGAEYDRQLDALPGLLADPASRGAAAAEARRTIDVIERIYHAARHTEPEREHALAGHRDR